In the Balaenoptera acutorostrata chromosome 7, mBalAcu1.1, whole genome shotgun sequence genome, one interval contains:
- the CCDC126 gene encoding coiled-coil domain-containing protein 126: MIFTISRKNMSQKLSLLLLVFGLIWGLMLLHYTFQQPRHQSSVKLREQILDLSKRYVKALAEENKNTVDVENGASMAGYADLKRTIAVLLDDILQRLVKLENKVDYIVVNGSATNTTNGTSGNLVPVTTNKRINASGSIR; encoded by the exons ATGATTTTTACAATCTCAAGAAAAAATATGTCCCAGAAATTGAGTTTACTGTTGCTTGTATTTGGACTCATTTGGGGATTGATGTTACTGCACTATACTTTTCAACAACCAAGACATCAAAGCAGTGTCAAGTTACGTGAACAAATACTAGATTTAAGCAAAAGATACGTTAAAGCTCTAGCAGAGGAAAATAAGAACACAGTGGATGTCGAGAATGGCGCTTCTATGGCAGGATATG ctgATCTAAAAAGAACAATTGCTGTCCTTTTGGATGACATTTTACAACGTTTGGTAAAGCTGGAGAACAAAGTCGACTATATTGTTGTGAACGGCTCAGCAACCAACACTACCAATGGTACTAGTGGGAATCTGGTGCCAGTGACGACAAATAAAAGGATAAATGCATCAGGCAGCATTAGATAG